TTCTGCCTGCCTTGTGGAAATGGAGAAGCGACACACGAGTGGGTTAAGAGCCGTTTCCGCTGCAGATCGAGGGTGGGAGCAGGCGACTCCTTCACCTACAGCTTGCCAGCAACCGGCTCCAGGCCTCCCCTGACAGTACCAGCCTCCCGACGGGCCCCTGGGGAGATGCATCTTCGTTATCTGTTCGGCCCTTGCCGATCATGCTCAGCAGTACTACGCATCTGTGCCAAGCCCCTGGAGGGGTTTCAGGATTGCTCACGGCTTGGCCATCGTTCTAGTTCTCTCCTGCCCACATGCCTGAGCAATGAACCTTCTGCAGGAGAAGGAAGACATTTTGGTACTCACAGTGGTGCAGACCCTCCATCATCATCTTCATGCACAGGGAggcgggggagaaagagagagaaaaggcagggTTAGAAAGCAGGGGGCTGAGAGGCACCTACACATTTCCaaccctctccccccgccaagtCACCTAGCACAATCTATTTGAGCCAAGGCCGCCTCGAATGCTCTGCAAAGAACTCACGAGCTATTTGCttaaatttttttgggggggatgtaAGAGTTATTGGATTTGGTGGGGAGAATTGggtacaatggggggggggcctcaaacGCGTTGGGGGTGGGAATCTGCATCTGGATCCCTTCTGTGTTTTCAGCCATGACACCCTAACTTTGTGCACCAGAAGCAGTGTTTTGCAAGGTCAACTGTTCGGGAAcctgccacctttgctgctgaaaacaaaaggcATTTGGGGAGCCGAGAAGCCCATCTCCCAGCCCATTCTGGGATCacaggcactcccccccccccccaatcgggAGAGGTTTTACAGATATTTCTTGCATACAGATATTCCCGAGCTTGCAGGAACCTTTCGCTTGTAGGTGGCCCTGTTTCAGGATCCTGAGACTTTAAGGTCAAGCAGAGATAGGGACCAGATGATTAAGAGGATTCACATTTGgtttgctttgcaagcagaacaaGTTCTCAAAAGCGGTTTGCCTAGCAAGGCGTATGAGaacatggctccctgccccaaccCTGCAGACAcaggcgagcgagcgagcaagcagAGTGACTGGTCCAAAGCCGAAGCACAGAAATGGCGGCCAGGCTCTGACCCAGGAACAAGGGCACTGCCGAAGCACACCAAGACCTTTCAGCACAACGCTGCCGTTTCCGTTCCTCTGGATGAGCAAGGAAATCTCCCCCCGCGCTCGAGTGGAGTCCTACCCTGCTCCCGTGGGTTCTCCTGGTgcgcatttctctctctctccacccccacccccatgttcctgcctccctgccagcaggAATCTGCACAAGGCTGCCCGGGACAGATCAGAGACAGCTCGCGAGCAGAACGGCAGCAGGCGACCTGGCTCTTTGACTTACCACAAGGAGTGAATGCAGAGcagcagaggaaggaagagagtgcACAGATAATGCCAGCAAGAACACACCATGCCTTACATGCAACTACTCCTCTCCACTGAAGCTGCGGCTGCTCCCCTGCGTGAGGGGGCACACTTCAGCCGCCCGCCCCCACGCTCAAGGAGGAAAGGACTGCCAGGAGCTACCCAAAGAGGGAGACTTCCAAAGGTCTCCAGCAGTGGCCCACCTGCAGAtatcggactacaactcccagcatccctagaaacTGGCCGCGGGGAGTGGTGGTGATCCAACCGCAGCCAGAGGGCGGAGTGCAGAGGACACCGGACACCAAGTGGAGAGGGTGAGCCGCCAATGGAAGGGCTCGCACTCCCAAAGGCGCCTTACCTTCGGCGACCTCGTCGGGCTTTCGCTTCTTCTCGTAGATGAAGATGATCGTGACGAGGACCAGCACCTCGGCCACAATGCCCAGGAACGGCCAGAGGGCGGCCAGGCGGCTGCGCACCCGCAAGCCCACCAGGGCACTGCTGTCTCCCATCTCATTGGTCCCGTTGCACCTGTACTCGCCCGGATCCTTCTCCATGTCGAGGCTGGAGATGCGCAGCTCTGTCCGGTTGCCCTCCTGCTTGATGAAGTACCGGTCGCTGCCGTTGAtgatgggctggagggaaggaacGGGGAGCGTCGTCAGCCAGCCAAGGAACAGCACCCAGCACGCGGCTTCAGAAaagctggaaggccaggccaccaGCATTCTCTCGACCCACTGACTCTTTCCCACACAAGCCCAGGGACACAGGAGAAGAGCCTCTTTTAAGAGACCCACCCCCAAGATCAGAATCCTCCTCTTGTGTGCTTCCAAGTGGGGGATCCCATTCTTGGGGTGGGAGCCACTCTCCCTGTTCAACCTAACATCACGCGTCTctctttttcatttgtttttaggCTGCCAGCCCTTTTTGGTATGCTTTTGAGATTTAGATCCCAAACATAATACACGCCTCAAAGCCCGAGTCATAGATTTTGGGGTGAAGGAGATGAGCATCTTGGCTGTGGACATTTTTTTGGACCACACACGCACTCTGAAGCTTTCTGACAAGTACTGGGGCAAGACAGGGCAGGATCAGAACAGAAATCTTTTCAGATATACTGAGAAGTATATATTCAGCATGGGAAGTGGTGAAAAATGACTAGGTGAAACCCGTGCGCGCCTTATAAACAGGCAGCCGCCGCCAGAAATATTTATAcatcatttttaaagaaaagacgGTCAAGAGCAGTCCATGTAGAGCAAGGCTATACGAGCTCAGAAGTTTCACCCCATAGATCTAGCACTCCTTGAAGAGATCACCACTAGACTAAAAGCAAACACACCCAACCAAACGCATACTGCTACTGAAAAAATCCACATCCAAACAAGTGTTGCAATGGTGCCTGCCCGACAGGCAGCCTCAGACCCTGACACCCGACCTCCACTCAGTCTCCCCAACAGCCACTCAAACCTTGAATTTGTGAAGTGGGAGGAACAAGTCAAACTATACTGTCACGCAGGAGGGCCCCCTACTCCCGAGCCATGGGCCCCACCCCAAGGTTCTGCACAGAACCGATAAGCTTATCACTCGCCATGCAGggggacagagagggaggggagggcgggGAACGGCGGCTTCCACCGATAAACTCACCTGGGCCACATCGCCAACCATCTTGTACCAAGTCCACTGGGTGACTGGAGGGTAAGAATTACACCTGCAGACCAGGATCGCCATGTCCCCCTCGTTCCCGTGCTCAGACTTCTTGTAGGCGTACACGTGCGGCACAACTGCAGAGGAGAAGCAAGGCCAGCAGGCGCCGGTCAGTCAGAGGATCCGGGGGAGCCTGAGGAACAGCGCGCGCAGCAACCTCGGGACTGATGGCTGCGGCTCCCCCTTGTAGGCTCCGAAGAGAGCAAGGAGAGTAAGCCAGGCTTGCAAAGAGCCACTCGCCAATGGCGAGTACGGATTCCCATCAGGTGACCAGGCAGGGATATTTCCCCGAACTGGACAAGAACTGGCAGCAAAGCCCGCTTCGCAAGCAGGTGGCCCCAGGTCCAAAGCTTGCCAGCAGCTGCGtgcagggcagggaaagacgcccccagccccaccccaaaccccagagagctgttgccaatcggcacagaacagggattcccaacagggGGCGCTAGTACCCCCAGGGGGCACTCGAAGAGCTCCGGGGGGTAATACTCAGGGCCCTTcagcctccccatgctgcagccatgaTCTTTGTTCCCTTCGGATGATCGCCAGcttaactgtaacacttaaagtGGTTAAAGTTTTTAAgtatgtgcacgtgcacacacccgTACACTTAAGTGTTACAGGAGGCCCTCGTGGTCTGCTGTTTCGCAGATCACCATTTCATGTATCCGCAGATGGGTCTTAGAAgtcccagtttctttatccacagcaTCAAACATAGGCAATTTCTGCCTCTCCGCAGCTCCTGAGTGTCTGGAagtgacttctgatgtcattccCGCTATTTTGAAGCACAAAGCCATTTTGTTGGTCATTTTTGTTAGAGgatttggagggcattcctgggAGACCAAGGTACTATATGCCTTCctaccccttttctgcccccttcCAGCTTTTAAAGCAGTTGTAAAAACTTAAACCTTCAATCCTCATGAGGTCAAAAGTCTCTTTATTCGCAGTTTCGTTATCCATGGAAATTGGCGGGAACGGAacaactgtgaataatgagggctaCCTTTATAAtaatgagatgggctactccagctTACATCCAAAGTTATCCAAAGTGAGCAGTcttactaaaattaatgggaataCTTACAAGCCACCCAGTGTGAATGTGAGCCAGTGGTTGGAGAAGCCTGTCTCAGAACCATGACACCGacataagaacagaagagaaagccctgctgggtcaggcccaaggcccatcgagtccagcatcctaccTCAGAAGAGGGTCAtaagaacatcggaagctgccatttactgagttggaccattggtctatccagctcagtattgtcttcatggactggcagcagcttctccaaggttgcaggcaggaatctctctcagccctttcttggagatgctgccagggagggaacttggaacctagatgctcttccctgagctatggctccatccctgaggggaatctcttacagtgctcacacttctagtctcccattcacatgcaactagggcaggccctgcttagctaagggagcaagtcatgcttgctaccaggtgcatctgggaagcccgcaagagggggaaagaagacGGCACCGACACCTTCCCGTTGGTGTTCCCTTGCACCTGGCGTTCATCATGGCACACACCGAAGGTTTGCGACAGAAGTGGTGCACTTGTTTTAAGAGGCTGGGAACCATTAACATCGACGACACTGAGCTGGAGGGACGAAGGgcctgtcttggtataaggcagcttcatatgcgtttcctcccccccccccggggctcttTATGCCATGACCAGTCATCCCTTTGCGATAAGGTCACCTTCAACACTACTAcatcactccccccgcccccaaagacTGGCATTCTCAGACTTGACTCCCCCGATGTGGGAATGCAACAGCCTTCACCCCAAGTTTGACAACGCCTGCTCTGAGCAGAACGCCTCCGTTCCTCCCCCActaggagagagcaactggcccaaggccacccagtgaacGCCACGGCTCTGTGGGGCTTTGAACCCAAGCCTCTCTGCCCCCAGCCCTATGCAACAGTGACCATCACATTGAGAAGTGCAAAGGGGCCCAAGCCCCCCGGAGAGTTACCTTTCACAAGCACAGTGGCTTTCGAGAGGGGAGTGGTGTCAAAGATGCAGTCGTACTCCCCCGAAGTTTCATGATCCACTTTGGGTATCCTGGAACGAAAAGCGAGCTGGTCAGGTGGGGGCTGCTGGAGCACCTGCAACGTTCTGGTGAGGCTCCCCAAACTATGAAAAGGACTTGCCCTTTGTAGGTGGGGTGGTGCTCAGCCACCCCCAAGAAGATCTCCTGGCTAGTCCTTTCCCTCCCAGGAGTGGAAATGGGGGGAAGCTTGAGAAGCAACTCATTTGAATTTGAGGtagcataggaacataaaaagctgccatatactgagtcagaccattggtctatctagctcagtcttgtctacacagactggcagcggcttctccaaggttgcaggcaggaatctctctcagccctatcttggagatgctgccagggagggaacttagaacctagatgctttccccagagcagctctatcctcTGAGGatatcctgcttagctaaggagacaagtcatgcttgctaccacaagaccagctctcttccagggGGAGACATGGGTTATTCCAGGGGTCCTCCAGCTTGAGtccaactgccatcatccccaggcacaatgaccCAAGTTGAAGAACCCCTGGGATGTTAGGTTTGGCAAAGGgcaaactcctcaaatgcttaggggggaATCTGCATCCCTAGATTAGACCCATTTCCATCTGCAAAGGACAAACCAACAAGGAAGGGCTGAGTTCTGCTTGTGGCCTTCCTAGGGGGGCACCTGGTTTGAACTGTACACAGAACTGTACAATCCTCAGTTACACTGAAAGACCAACTGGAACGCTGCCAATCCAGATTGAGGAGGACCTGAACAAGGCGTGCTTGTGAGGGTTCAGCTAAGGCCCACGGGGAGCAGACCAGTCACCAGAGGCTGGATAGTGGGGGAAAGATCCAGGAAGCCAAGATGCCCCCAGTGGAAGATGGCAGTGGAGATTAACGAATACCCCAAAGATTGCTCTCTTGAATACCGAAGTAGCTCCTGAGACCACAGAGCTGAAGGGGGAGAACTAGAAAGGAGCCTACAGCAAACAGCTAGACAAATActtaacaccccccaccccaaagactCTTGCCGGCCTTCCCTCTGGGCTCGAGCCCACGGCTTTGTTAAAGGGGCCAGATTCCCAAGGTGAAAGGTGGCTGGACATACACCACCAAATGTTCACTTGCAAAGGGGGAAgagagcgtgagagagagagacagagagagagaggatggagtGCAGGTCAACCCACTGCCATTCAGAATCCAATCCTAAATGAGGCTCGAGAGGAGTGGGAGGAGCTTTAAAggatgcagaagaagaaaaatcacatcAGGAGGGGGATCCCCCCCTCCGCCCGCAACATAATCCACCCTGATCCTAGAGGGAGCCCTGACACTGGCGTCTCCATTAGGAAGCTTGTTCTAACTGGATTTCATGGATTAGGCAGCCCTTCCGAAAGAGGGAAATGTGAATtttggaggagggagggttgctctgctgcagaagaggCTGCTGCTCTCTCTGCCCTGGTGGAGTGAGAAGCCAAGGCCCGGCTCCGGGGGGCAAGAAGGGGAGGATTTCAAAGCGCGCAcactcacacgcagctcagcccCAGAATTGAGGGCACAGGAGGGAGGccgggtataaatactttaatcCTTCCTTAGTTCCCCGTTGCCATGGGAAGGGAGGCACGTCTGCTCCGACGCATGGGAGGGACGTGACGCCTCTCCAGCCGGCTGGGCCTGTGCCAGCGGGGAGAGATGGCCATGGAGATGGAGTCGAAAGCATCGCTCCCACTCTCAGTCCCTGGGAAAACAAAGGCTTGGGCAGTGGGCCATTGAGTGGCACTAGGGACAGAGGACATGCTCCAAACACCAGGGAAGTGAGCTCCCTGATTTAGGGTGAAGAATGCACACCTGTCATGGCATCCTTTAATCTCCCAAGTGAAGGCTCCAATGCCATTTGCAGAATATTTCAAAACATTCTTTttgacacacgcacacacacacccaacatgaTGCTCAAAgacaaggggttttttttttgcacgTAGTGCCAAGACCTGCTGAAGGAGGTGGCCAGATGACCAAGAAATGGATAGCCCAACTATGCTCTACCAGGGCAAAGAGTTCAGTAGGGGGGCGGGGTCCATTCAAGTGCAGAAGAACAAACATAAGGAAAGGCCAAGTTGTCCTGGTCTGCAAGGACCACACATCTGAGACCGCACcatttgagatcatctggaaacgcccatctgcagttgccaccagctcgtctggtggccataCAGGGACCGATCTTCTCTGGAATGCcttccctgttgagataagagcctccccatctctgacaacttttaaaaagtccccaaagagttctcttttcacccaagctttttaatttaactgtgttttaaggtttttatttctgctttAAGTTCTGTTCAGACAGGCCTTCAGCTTCTGCCCAGCCCTCGCCAGACCCCCCAGGATGCCTGCTATCGTGCACTCTGGTGAGCAAACACAGAGCTCGGATCGCTCTCGATACACACAGCAAGCAACATTGCACTTAGCTACGCTGGTTCCAGGGTGCTGGCAGACCGCCCTGTCTGGTTCTGCTTTGCACAGTGACAACAGGACGGGCCACTGGATTTCTCAAATGTGTATAATGTGCCATTGTGAGGGGCGAGGCCTCGCACTACCCCAGACTGACCACAGTGCATCCAGCAAAACTGAACAGGACGTTCTCTTGAGCAGCACCAGAACATTTAGGGTCCTTCTGCAAGCCAAAGCCAGGATACTCATCAGCCCACACCACCCACCCTGGAATGCGGCATGCCGAAAACACCCCAACCCAGAGACACTTACGTGTACCAGGTGAAATCTGGTGCGCTCTCATTGGCCTCGAGCTTGACGCCCCCTTTCATCCAGTAGTGGCCTTTGATGGCCGTGGGTGGTTCTGTGATATTGCAGGAAATGATGACATTTGTGCCACTAGTGACCTCTGGAGTGGCCGAGATTTTGGCCCCTGgtttgggggagagaggaggttgGTGAGGGTCACGGGACCAAGGCGGCCTGCTTTTCGCAGCCTTCACGGAGGACAAGGACACACTCGCTCGCCGACATGCAAGGGTATAGGCAGTGGAAACACTTGTCTGCCATCCCGTGCCTCTCGTGAAGCTTCCGAGTCCCACACAACATTCCAGGAGCCACCCACAACTATCCCAGACCTGGCCAACTCCAAATATTGCTACTggaataaagaaaacaaaaaggtaGATTTATGAGATATCCATTCAGCTTGCATAATTTTATTCTGGGCACAATATTTTTTTGAAGGGGAGGCAAAAAAGGTACCCTGCTCATACACATACACCTCCCTGGGATCCTTTGTGCTCTAGAAGGCACTATCAAGTGGCATTTTTCACCTTAGCCATATCCACCCGCCCCCCGCTAAAATATTGGAAAATGGCCCCAAGTATCAGATCGGCAATTTTGTGCTGGTAGCAGTAACTCATCAAGATCCTTAAGCTAGTTCAGAGCAAAGGCTGAAGCAGGCAACTGGCAAGTCTTTGGGTCCAACCCAGGCCATAAGCACGTGTCAACTTTCTCACCTGTCCCCATGAAGGAACATTTAGGTGCAAGCTTCTCAtagtggggagaagggggggaagcAAACGAGGGGATACTGGAGATGTGAATGAAAGCCAGTCAAGAGGGACAGCAAGTTTGAACAATTCATTCCAAGTCGTCAGGTTTGTTAGAAGTGGCAGAGTTATGGCACCCCAGTTTTTAGTCACATGGGTATGTGGCCAGCCATTTTTTGACATTTGTTCCTCTTGGAGGACTTCGTTGCACCCAGTCATGTGAGCTGTTATTCACTGTACTGGATCAAAAACAGGCATTGGACATGAAACCCCACACAAGACCGGGGAACACACCTTCATAAATCCATCTCCCTCCCCTCGTCCAATAAGTCCCTGGAGCACTAGCCAGCTATCATATCTAAGCAGCGttcctgtttcaaaataaatttgcTACACATGATCAAAAGAAATTTAAGACATACACCCcaccaaaccccaccccaccccttttccaCAGAAAGGGAACCCAGCAGGGCTGAAAGACACCAAGGTCAATTTCCAACTCTATGGAAGGGTGTCCTTTTCCACACGGATTCGTCTGCCACGGAAACCCGGCACGTTGCAGAAGATTCTGGGATGTGTTTGATAGAACACACTGTTCACGTGGGGGCCTGTCCGCTGCCCTCCACAAACCAGCAATGCACCCTAAAATACACCCATTATCAATTCCTTCGAAAACCTCTACGATTTCCCAAGGAACCTCAAGGTTTCCCGAGCAGCCTTTGAAGACCACTAAGAGGGGATGCTGAGGCACAAGGAGTGAAAACATTCCTCTCGTACGAGTCGTGCCAAATTCCATTTCATTGCTCGTTCAGGGCTTCTGCCATGAAGGGAGGTTTTCGTTTTGCTGCTGCTCGAGAACCCGGACTTTCAGCTCTGCATGGGGGAAAAGGGCAACAAGGTAACTGGCCATTCCCAAGCACAGACAACTAGCCACACGGGCCACAGGGCACAGACACAAACACGGCCATTTCAAAAGAGGTTGCAATTGCCACAGAGAAAGACACAGGAGCGTTTTGCCCCGCCAGCTTCTACCCTCAGCAAGGTGGGAAAGCACggatttaaaaagagcaaagcCTGTATGTGCAGGAAAGGAAGTCGGAAAGCATTGAAGGGCTGGAAGCAGGTCGATTTGCTAGTGGCTGCCAAGACACAGGCATGTTTGGATAGGAacaccgaggaggaggaggaggaggaggaagacatttTATAGCTCTTCCGAGTTCCACGGGATCATGAAGGGGTGttctgatgggggtggggggtagggggtggggggttacaACCCTTTTTGAGCAGGGCCACAGCGGTGAGGGGGATCCacaggagggtggggaggtctcccCGCTTTCTACATAGTTGGGGCAGGAAGGTGCAGGTGAGTTTCCGGGAAGTCACAGGACACaggtgaaggtggggggggggcaaaggcgtGGCAAGGCCCGAGGCATTTCGACGCTGGGGCCGGGCTGCCAGCACCCGCGGGCGGCCACTCACGCTCAATGACAATCACGTTCGCCTGGGAACGGATCCACTTGACTTTGGGGCTCTTCGACAAGTGGTTGCGGTCGGGGTCGTTGCTGGCGCGGCACTCGTACGTGCCCGAGTCATTGAGCGTGAGGTTGGCGATGGAGATCGTGCTGGTGGAGTGCTGCTTGTAGGTGGCGTTGATTTTGACCCGGTCCTGCCAGGCGCCGTCCCATAGCTGGGTGGCCGTCTCGTTGGGCTCGGCCCCCTCGAACCACCACTGGATCTCTGGGATGGGGCTGCCGATGGCCTCGCAGTGCAGGTCCACACTGTCCTCGGTCAGGGTCTTTTGAGAGAGCGGCGACTTTATAAAGCCAGCTACAGGTCGAAGAGGCGTTAGTGCAAAGGGTTAGTGcgaagacaaaacaaaaacaaagagggtgcgttcagagagagagaccagcagcTCTTGGGAGGTTCTTAACCCaaagatgacacacacacaccccactcccacgGCTGGGGCCCCCTTGTGGGAGGAAAGTGGACGGCGCCAAAGCTCCCACCTGGACCACTCACACATGCTTCCGTCCATGTTCTCCAAGCACTGCCTACATGTGGGCTTAGCGGGTAAAAGCGGCAGACGGGAAGCAATGACAGAGCCAATTCAGCATCACAGAGGCTGCGGTCTTGTGCCAAGTCTGAACAAGCAGCAAGCATTTCGTACAGAGCAAATACACACCATGTTGAGCAGCTGTCTGGAAAAGCAGCACAGAAATCTAAATAAAGTGCACccgcaaacaaacaaacacacacacacacacacacacacacacacacacccatctcccACATCCACTATGGACACTCATCTGTCTTTTACTGGAAGATCAGGGGTTTCCAGCCTTGGGTGCCACaatggtggggatgatgggagttgtagtccaacaccacctggggaccccaggttgggagaCTCTGCTCTAAGTTTAAGGAAGAGGCATTTACTCAATGCATTCACCCCTCgtctctgccttcctctcccctctttcCAGTGTAATACAGTGGTTCGattgttggactagggctggagAGACCCAaccaaactcactgggtgactctgggccagtcacttctctcgcagcctaacctgcttcacagggttgttgtgcggagaaGCAGCATGTGTGCcgctgtgggcttcttggaggaagagcgggagagaaATGTAAGAACTAAAATACTGTGGATTTCAGAGCGCAAGTTcccagggggagagagaagaggaggagacatCTCTCCGCAGGAGGCAGATCATTAGGAGGCAAGTGAAGGGAGAAGAGGCTCTCGGTTCTCGTTGCGTGCCGGCCGGCCGGTGCGGCACAGTCCAGCCATTGTCAAGAGCCTGAGAAACGCAGCCAGGGCCTCTGGCCGGGCATGCCAAGGCACGGGAACAAGGCCTTCCGGGCCAcggtggggagagagagcacgTCCCCATGTGCTCCACGCGAGCGGAACAAGGTGCCTGGCTGCCCCCCTCCCGCATGGCCCACGCAGCCAGCTGACTCCCATTGGATAACCCTTGGCACGAGGCCCAGCCCTAGTGACTGGGGAGCATTGTCCAGGGGGCTCCCATTAGCCGCCGCTGAGCAAGCTCTCTCCGCacccatcaatcgtgctctgcgcGGTGAGCCTTTGGCATGCTCTCTCAGCAATGTGACTAGATACACGTGcctgggcttttaaaaatatatatccatCTATAAAACCAGGCAGGGTTGGGCAATGTTCTACCAAGGCCAGGCATGCCTCCTTGGCTTCTCTGCCCGGGGCAAGGATTGTTAAGATCCAGAAGGCTGTGAAGTGGTCTGGGCTACCTGCAAACAGAAGGCGGCTGTCACTCACCGAGCAGAGTAACAGCTAGGTTTGGAACGGGTTTATCTTGTGCTGAAAGGAGCAGAGTCCAAATGTtcctttcttaattttttttttaaagtgatgtcTCTGTAAGCAAACAGGTTTGCAGAAGCAgagaggaacatgggaagctgccttctaccgagccagactcttggtccatctagctcagtactgtctacacagactggcagcggcttctccaaggttgcaggcaggagtctctctcagccctatctggagatgctgccagggagggaacttgggaccttctggatgcaagtaggcaggggctcttcccagagcaggcccacccctaaggggaagatcttccagtgctcagacatgtagtcccccattaaaatgcaaaccagggcagaccctgcttagcaaagaggacaattcatgcttgctctcgCAAGACCCGCTCCCCCACAAggaccctccccaccaccctcagGGTGTGCGCCAGACACAGCCTCGGCACCAGCTTATGAGCTTTGGTCCCGTTCAGAGGGAACATCTAGGATGGGGAAAGCAAAACCTCAGCCTGCCGCCTTCTGAACACAGCTTCACGAACAGAAAGGAGTGTCAGCGTTGGATGGAGGCGCTATGGCTGGACGGGCAAATTCCTGTACGCGCAGATTCGTGCAGGCGGAGCGGATTCTCTCCAAGAACTCCACGAAGCGTGCGGGAGCCCTTaccctctccccgccaccccggGCCACGTCTCTCGGGCAGGCAGATGGAGAAAGTGTTAAGTTGTGCTTATGTGACTTGAAGCACGCACTCGGGAGTTTCTGCCAGCGTGACG
Above is a window of Hemicordylus capensis ecotype Gifberg chromosome 2, rHemCap1.1.pri, whole genome shotgun sequence DNA encoding:
- the BSG gene encoding basigin — protein: MVVNSRRQAEKAEGGQKNYGSREGSAASLSSPPAGQKEMAQPTRWKKAASSFRGANYVSGRGRGPAQREARAEKAGLRGEHFGLPASPNERRGAGCVLERAPPEGSDWLAPQLRNGPRSARGAERAGRRRVERRGDIMGAGCAAAVLGGLLLVLCACRGASGAVRPVAGFIKSPLSQKTLTEDSVDLHCEAIGSPIPEIQWWFEGAEPNETATQLWDGAWQDRVKINATYKQHSTSTISIANLTLNDSGTYECRASNDPDRNHLSKSPKVKWIRSQANVIVIEREWPPAGAGSPAPASKCLGPCHAFAPPPPSPVSCDFPETHLHLPAPTIIPSFASPPSPHYEKLAPKCSFMGTGAKISATPEVTSGTNVIISCNITEPPTAIKGHYWMKGGVKLEANESAPDFTWYTIPKVDHETSGEYDCIFDTTPLSKATVLVKVVPHVYAYKKSEHGNEGDMAILVCRCNSYPPVTQWTWYKMVGDVAQPIINGSDRYFIKQEGNRTELRISSLDMEKDPGEYRCNGTNEMGDSSALVGLRVRSRLAALWPFLGIVAEVLVLVTIIFIYEKKRKPDEVAEDDDGGSAPLKSNATNHKNVRQRNAN